From Halanaerobiales bacterium, a single genomic window includes:
- a CDS encoding DMT family transporter — protein MINIQDRNKGIILILLSSLSFALMAATVKFLGDMPIPEKIFFRNLLGASVVFYIIKKRGKSFKVNNKKFMALRLLTGVLGMTSYYYALSKIHLSDAVILHKMAPFFVIIFAAVFLGEKIKKPQYIALVLAIAGAVFVIKPRFDSSVIPSLVAFASALFSGVSYTVIRYLKNSDSPQVIVFYFLTFLVIVMFPFMLAGYFVMPTPTQWVALFFLGVFGTAGQLLMTNAYHFAPAGELSIYTYSNIVFSTLIGLIIWTEIPDYLSIIGGALIIIAGIINYRAKDNLEKQGAV, from the coding sequence GTGATTAATATTCAGGACAGAAATAAAGGAATTATTCTAATTTTACTTTCATCATTGTCTTTTGCACTTATGGCAGCAACAGTTAAATTTTTAGGAGATATGCCTATCCCGGAAAAAATATTTTTCCGCAATTTACTTGGGGCATCTGTAGTTTTTTATATAATCAAAAAAAGAGGAAAGTCGTTTAAAGTCAATAATAAAAAATTTATGGCTTTAAGGTTATTAACTGGAGTTTTAGGAATGACCAGTTATTATTATGCTCTGTCAAAAATACATCTTTCTGATGCAGTTATCTTACATAAGATGGCCCCATTTTTTGTAATAATTTTTGCAGCAGTATTTTTAGGAGAAAAAATAAAGAAACCACAGTATATTGCACTTGTTCTGGCAATTGCTGGGGCAGTTTTTGTTATTAAACCCAGATTTGATTCATCAGTTATACCTTCCCTTGTGGCCTTTGCATCAGCACTATTTTCAGGGGTATCTTATACAGTAATTCGTTATCTTAAAAACAGTGATTCACCTCAGGTGATTGTTTTCTACTTTCTAACATTTTTAGTTATTGTAATGTTTCCCTTTATGTTAGCGGGTTATTTTGTAATGCCGACTCCAACTCAGTGGGTGGCATTATTCTTTTTAGGAGTTTTTGGAACAGCCGGTCAGTTATTAATGACAAATGCCTATCATTTTGCTCCAGCTGGGGAACTTTCAATTTATACTTATTCTAATATTGTTTTTTCAACTTTAATTGGTCTTATTATTTGGACTGAAATTCCAGATTACTTGAGTATTATTGGTGGAGCTTTAATAATTATTGCCGGTATTATTAATTATAGAGCTAAGGATAATCTTGAAAAACAGGGAGCAGTCTAA
- a CDS encoding DJ-1 family glyoxalase III, with amino-acid sequence MKKVMIPLGEGFEEIEAVTNIDVFRRAGLEVVTAGLGKKEVEGDHGLKIKADLLIKEVDINEIEAIVLPGGMPGAENLRNSDKLLWLISELDQKGGLVAAICAAPMVLDKAGVIEDKNATSYPGFKRKMPSCNYFEERVVRDHNVITGRGPGVAMEFALEVVRYLLGHEKVDELKEQMLTNF; translated from the coding sequence ATGAAAAAAGTTATGATCCCACTTGGAGAAGGATTTGAGGAGATCGAAGCAGTTACTAATATTGATGTTTTTAGAAGAGCAGGACTTGAAGTTGTAACTGCCGGTTTAGGCAAAAAAGAAGTTGAGGGTGATCATGGACTTAAAATTAAAGCAGACCTTCTTATAAAAGAAGTTGATATTAATGAAATTGAGGCGATTGTCTTACCAGGTGGTATGCCAGGTGCAGAAAACCTGCGTAATAGTGATAAACTCCTCTGGTTAATTAGTGAATTAGATCAAAAGGGTGGCCTGGTTGCAGCTATTTGTGCGGCACCTATGGTTCTGGATAAGGCAGGAGTTATTGAGGATAAAAATGCTACCAGTTATCCAGGATTTAAAAGAAAAATGCCTTCCTGTAATTATTTTGAAGAAAGAGTTGTAAGAGATCATAATGTAATTACAGGAAGAGGTCCAGGAGTAGCCATGGAATTTGCTCTGGAAGTAGTGCGTTATTTGTTGGGCCATGAAAAAGTTGATGAGCTTAAAGAACAGATGCTGACCAACTTTTAA